A window of Schistocerca serialis cubense isolate TAMUIC-IGC-003099 chromosome 1, iqSchSeri2.2, whole genome shotgun sequence genomic DNA:
GATATTTCTCTATAAGTAGTAATAACACCAACCATTACTGatttttttctactgtttttctaTACTAAAATAACTGCAGATTCAAACTTTTAACAGAAGCAGTACTGGAAATGAACTTTTAACCATCAAAATACACATATTTCAATAACAAAGTATTCAATATTCTctctttcattactccacatttcaTAATAAACATGGACGTAGCAAAAGAAAATCACAGTACATTTCCATAGTGTCACTTAAGTGAATGGGACTAATGAATCCACATTCCTAGAGTAATTTCAAATTACAAACTATGCAGAATGTAGAATTTGGTCATATATTTGTTCTTCCTTTCTATAAAATATTCAACACATTATCTGTTATTTATACGTTGCCCTTCTGTAGGAGAAGACAAACCAAGCAGTTTCTCTTTCAGGTAAGCTACAGATGCAACCCTTATCATATTCTGAAGTTGCAAACTTTTACCTTTTGGGGGATTTTCAACATCTTTTGTGCCCAGAATTGTGATCTTTTTACTTAAGGAGTCAATGTTTTCAGCTAATTTCAGAAGCTTTCCCCTTAAAATATGTGCCTCTTCTGGGGTATGTGCTGTTTCCCCACACTGCAAAGATTCACACATTTTAAAATACACTTCAGCCATCTCATCGGCTTCTTTTATATATGATGCAAGGCGTTCATAAAACTGACTTATTATTGGTTTCTGGCTTCGATTTTCTTTCAGCTTCTCCCTGGCTTCCAAAagttgtttgcaatgcacacaGAGGCGTAAATTCTGTTCACCAGTCATATTATCCATAAATGACTTTACAGAACTGAGACTGGCCACAGAGCTGGAATGCTCCAAAGCCCCACTGTTTGTATTCTTTTGTTTGTCTACattgaatgaagtacaagaaagatCATGACCAAATCCAGAACCTGTCATTTTCTTAGCAACACCAAGCTCAAGAAAATGAGAACACTCATTACACATAATAGCTCCACAGAGACGGCAATGATGTTTCCTTCGAGCAACATGAAAACTTTTTGCACAGCTAGGACAAAGCTTCACATCTCGATCATCAATCCATGGTACTATAGCTTGTTCATGCAACTTCCTCTTCACTGGATCCGCCGGTACATCTCGCAGCAACTTATCCAGTCGAATCAATAATTTATTTGTTTCTGCAGCATATCTCTCCAAACGAGAACCCCTAAATATACGAAAATATTCTGAGTGTGATCTGAATGCCCCTATTTCTTGAGGTTCATACAATAGCACTTCAAAACTATCTTGTAAGTGTGCTGTGGTCCTAAAATCAGCAGGTAGATCTTCATCTTCCAACTTAAGGATTCTCTTCTTAGCCTTTCCTAACAGACCTTTAATTGATTTGATCACATCTTGATCTTCTGTGTGCTCTTCTTGAAAATGTGTCTCAAGGCTTTTTGGAGATCCCAAATCTGCCTTACATATCGGACACAGGAAACCCTCTATTATCTCACCTCCTTCAGCCATTTAAATTATTTATGAGAAGATGTGAAATAAGTAATGGAAATACTGAAATTGATTATTCAGGTTACCACACCAGTTTTCCATAATACAAAATTTGGTAAGCAGCATGAACAAGTTATCTCCTGCATGTTAATGTGAAATGTAGTAGTATTCTCCAACAGTGGTGTAACTGGAATgaaaacatacaaataaattacaGAGTGAAGAAATCTCTTTTCTTAAACGCTAATTGTAAAATAATCTCTTTGACCATTCTTAATTCATTATAAGTCAGAGCACTTGCAAAAATATCCATTACATGTTTTCACTACTAATGTAGGAAGATTTTCAAAAGATGTCTCAGAAAAACTGCAGCAACACTCTTCAACAATTATCTGAATGTTTCCTATATGCATGTGATAATAAATCACAATGTCAATATACTTTGTCATAGAAATGTATTTTGAGATTGTCACTCTCCACTACTGGCCGATATTGAAGATAACTGTTTGTCAACACAACAGATAAACACACAAAACAGTGCTGTATACAAAGAGGCAATCACATTTATCCAAGATATATAAAATTTACAATAGTCCTATTCAGCACTATGATAATTAGTTACTGCATACGTATGTACACAGCACAGACTTACTGAAGAATATGGAACATAAGAGActtcacaaaagacataaaaaagaCCATGTAAATTAAAGCAACGGAAAGCACAGAGTAGGGCTTCGCAATAAAAAATAATTCCATTCAAGTGGAA
This region includes:
- the LOC126414404 gene encoding rabenosyn-5 is translated as MAEGGEIIEGFLCPICKADLGSPKSLETHFQEEHTEDQDVIKSIKGLLGKAKKRILKLEDEDLPADFRTTAHLQDSFEVLLYEPQEIGAFRSHSEYFRIFRGSRLERYAAETNKLLIRLDKLLRDVPADPVKRKLHEQAIVPWIDDRDVKLCPSCAKSFHVARRKHHCRLCGAIMCNECSHFLELGVAKKMTGSGFGHDLSCTSFNVDKQKNTNSGALEHSSSVASLSSVKSFMDNMTGEQNLRLCVHCKQLLEAREKLKENRSQKPIISQFYERLASYIKEADEMAEVYFKMCESLQCGETAHTPEEAHILRGKLLKLAENIDSLSKKITILGTKDVENPPKGKSLQLQNMIRVASVAYLKEKLLGLSSPTEGQRINNR